The following proteins come from a genomic window of Pocillopora verrucosa isolate sample1 chromosome 6, ASM3666991v2, whole genome shotgun sequence:
- the LOC131770342 gene encoding U2 snRNP-associated SURP motif-containing protein isoform X1 — translation MAGKKSEPEKNLPWGLTPEGLTPGSMKTISESKLKSFSVGMMNAGLKKPARSKLDSDEKKKKAESECAEVFADFVASFEDARVAGKTFVRGNTINPETKEETASAQAGALYKPMAKISATVMEEKIKTELVAPKVESVKKKGKEKEKKKSNLELFKEELKRQQKEREIRHKIKKGDLADIPREVLENMAPSLLAPSKEEGYSYGSHDTGDPNTTNLYIGNINPAMTEEMLMRLFGKYGPLASVKIMWPRTEEEKARNRNCGFVAYMRRKDGEKALNALKGKEVMSYEMKLGWGKSVPLPPHPIYIPPEMQEDTTPPPQSGLPFNAQPDKKKDDYSSAPPPQGGAEEGKRNLDANGFNKETLANAVVKVVIPTERNLLCLVHRMVEFVVREGPMFEAMIMNKELNNPMYRFLFDNHCPEHIYYRWKLFSILQGDSPTKWRTEKFRMFNNGSLWKPPQCHQYTMSAAAFNANKQPVPQVETPIAPSTSQTSTTAPSSSHSSSSSHSSSHTASVSTTPSSRKCSLSNRQRDRLEDMLRDLTPERIKISRCMVFCVDHADCAEEVVECIAESLSILQTPLPVKVARLYLVSDILHNCSVKVPNVSYYRKGFQTLLPDIFGHLSVSFKAINARMKAENFKKQVLRCLAAWMDWAVYTPDFLFDLENVFLGNNERPSQPEATEEAFTESKADLDGKPLDIDGLPIKSSDVDGVPIRSSDMDGFPIKQTDIDGVPLSSDDIDGKPMDGKKSSDKSRDKDVPHVASKWDRPEWETVEEREPLPEPAIKDDSPKRPEEPSAASAETPRVAEIDESRRKKLREIELKVATYAQKLEAKGASDIAQQCDVFRAKLLEAIEPKEVKDKKKKGSSHTNSPSDSRRKKSRSRSKSPSAKKRTRRSQSSESRSTSRSPERSGSPLTTSLQSLKHYESRTPSPSNSKRSRSRSRSRSSSRGRARSRSRSRSPGSKQRRKRSRSRSGSPSKRNSSRKKRSRSRSRSPSRKKSKKKKK, via the exons ATGGCTGGGAAAAAATCAGAGCCTGAGAAGAATCTGCCGTGGGGTTTGACCCCAGAAGGGTTAACCCCAGGATCTATGAAG ACAATTTCTGAGAGCAAGTTGAAGTCCTTCTCTGTTGGAATGATGAACGCTGGACTGAAGAAACCCGCTAGATCAAAGCTAGATTCtgatgagaagaaaaag AAAGCAGAATCAGAGTGTGCTGAAGTGTTTGCAGATTTTGTTGCTTCATTTGAAGATGCTCGGGTGGCTGGGAAGACTTTTGTGCGCGGCAATACAATCAACCCAGaaacaaaag AGGAGACTGCTTCGGCACAGGCTGGAGCTCTATACAAGCCAATGGCAAAGATATCTGCTACTGTTATGGAAGAGAAAATCAAGACTGAATTGGTAGCTCCCAAAGTG gaGTCTGTtaagaaaaaaggcaaagagaaagaaaagaagaagagcaATTTAGAACTGTTTAAGGAAGAattaaaaag ACAACAGAAGGAAAGGGAGATAAGGCACAAGATCAAGAAGGGTGATTTAGCTGATATTCCTAGAGAGGTCTTAGAAAATATGGCACCATCCCTTCTTGCACCTTCCAAGG AGGAAGGTTATTCATATGGATCACATGATACGGGAGACCCCAACACAACAAATCTTTACATCGGAAACATCAATCCAGCA aTGACAGAGGAGATGTTAATGCGGCTGTTTGGCAAGTATGGACCTTTGGCCAGTGTTAAAATCATGTGGCCTAGGACTGAAGAGGAGAAGGCTCGCAACAGAAATTGTGGTTTTGTTGCTTACATGAGAAGAAAGGATGGAGAAAAAGCTCTTAATGCTCTAAAAG GGAAGGAAGTCATGTCCTATGAGATGAAACTAGGTTGGGGAAAAAGTGTTCCCCTTCCACCCCACCCAATCTATATTCCCCCAGAGATGCAAGAAGACACTACCCCACCACCCCAATCAGGGTTGCCTTTTAATGCCCAACCtgataaaaagaaagatgacTACTCCAGTGCTCCTCCCCCACAGGGGGGCGCTGAGGAAGGCAAGCGCAATCTTGATGCAAATGGTTTTAATAAGGAG ACCTTAGCCAATGCGGTCGTGAAAGTTGTAATCCCGACGGAAAG GAACCTCCTGTGCCTCGTACACCGTATGGTTGAATTTGTCGTGCGTGAGGGACCCATGTTTGAGGCCATGATCATGAACAAGGAACTGAACAACCCAATGTACAG GTTCTTGTTTGACAATCATTGTCCAGAACATATCTACTATCGGTGGAAGCTGTTTTCCATTCTCCAG GGTGATTCCCctacaaaatggcggacagaaaaatttagaatgTTTAATAATGGCTCTTTGTGGAAACCACCTCAGTGTCATCAGTACACCATGAGTGCAGCAGCTTTTAATGCCAATAAACAACCTGTGCCTCAAGTAGAAACACCCATTGCACCATCAACGTCACAGACATCAACAACTGCACCATCATCATCACATAGCTCAAGTAGCAGTCACAGCAGTAGTCATACTGCATCAGTATCCACAACACCAAGTAGTAGGAAGTGTTCTCTATCCAACAG GCAGCGCGACAGGTTGGAAGACATGCTGAGGGATTTAACACCAGAAAGGATAAAAATTTCCAGATGTATGGTGTTTTGTGTTGATCATGCAGACTGTGCAGAGGAG GTTGTTGAATGCATTGCTGAGTCACTGTCAATTTTGCAGACCCCTCTGCCAGTTAAG GTCGCAAGGCTGTACCTGGTGTCAGACATTCTGCACAACTGCTCTGTCAAAGTACCAAATGTGTCCTATTACAGAAAAGG atTTCAGACTCTCCTCCCAGACATATTTGGTCACTTAAGTGTCTCTTTCAAAGCTATAAATGCTCGTATGAAAGCAGAAAACTTCAAG aaacaaGTTCTTCGCTGTCTTGCAGCGTGGATGGACTGGGCTGTGTATACTCCcgattttttgtttgatttggagAACGTGTTTTTGGGTAACAACGAAAGACCGAGTCAACCAGAG GCTACCGAAGAGGCTTTTACTGAAAGCAAGGCCGATCTGGACGGAAAACCACTCGACATTGACGGTCTGCCCATCAAGTCAAGTGACGTGGATGGCGTCCCAATCAGATCAAGCGATATGGATGGCTTCCCGATTAAACAGACCGATATCGACGGAGTTCCTCTATCCAGTGATGATATTGACGGAAAGCCGA TGGACGGCAAAAAGAGTTCCGACAAGTCGCGAGATAAAG aTGTTCCTCACGTTGCGTCAAAATGGGATCGACCTGAATGGGAGACGGTTGAAGAGCGGGAGCCTTTACCAGA ACCCGCCATCAAAGACGATTCTCCGAAAAGACCCGAGGAGCCTTCAGCTGCCTCCGCAGAGACCCCTCGAGTAGCGGAAATTGACGAAAGCAGACGGAAAAAGCTTCGGGAAATCGAACTCAAAGTTGCAACGTATGCCCAGAAACTGGAAGCAAAAGGAGCGAGCGACATCGCTCAACAGTGTGATGTGTTCAGGGCCAAGTTACTGGAA GCTATTGAACCAAAAGAAGTAAAAgataagaagaagaaaggaagcagcCACACAAATTCACCATCCGACTCTCGCCGGAAGAAGTCTCGGAGTCGATCTAAGTCCCCTTCTGCCAAAAAGCGAACTCGGCGGTCCCAGTCCTCTGAGAGTCGTTCGACCTCGAGATCTCCCGAGAGGAGCGGATCGCCCTTGACTACCTCGCTACAG tCTTTGAAGCATTACGAGTCACGCACACCTTCGCCTTCGAATTCCAAACGGTCAAGATCGCGATCCCGCAGCCGGAGCTCATCCCGCGGGCGAGCAAGGTCCCGATCCCGAAGTCGCTCTCCCGGCAGCAAGCAGAGGCGTAAACGTTCCAGGTCACGAAGTGGCTCACCTTCTAAGAGAAACTCGTCCCGAAAGAAGCGATCGAGATCCCGCTCAAGATCACCTTCcagaaaaaagagcaaaaagaagaagaaatga
- the LOC131770342 gene encoding U2 snRNP-associated SURP motif-containing protein isoform X2, whose protein sequence is MAGKKSEPEKNLPWGLTPEGLTPGSMKTISESKLKSFSVGMMNAGLKKPARSKLDSDEKKKKAESECAEVFADFVASFEDARVAGKTFVRGNTINPETKEETASAQAGALYKPMAKISATVMEEKIKTELVAPKVESVKKKGKEKEKKKSNLELFKEELKRQQKEREIRHKIKKGDLADIPREVLENMAPSLLAPSKEEGYSYGSHDTGDPNTTNLYIGNINPAMTEEMLMRLFGKYGPLASVKIMWPRTEEEKARNRNCGFVAYMRRKDGEKALNALKGKEVMSYEMKLGWGKSVPLPPHPIYIPPEMQEDTTPPPQSGLPFNAQPDKKKDDYSSAPPPQGGAEEGKRNLDANGFNKETLANAVVKVVIPTERNLLCLVHRMVEFVVREGPMFEAMIMNKELNNPMYRFLFDNHCPEHIYYRWKLFSILQGDSPTKWRTEKFRMFNNGSLWKPPQCHQYTMSAAAFNANKQPVPQVETPIAPSTSQTSTTAPSSSHSSSSSHSSSHTASVSTTPSSRKCSLSNRQRDRLEDMLRDLTPERIKISRCMVFCVDHADCAEEVVECIAESLSILQTPLPVKVARLYLVSDILHNCSVKVPNVSYYRKGFQTLLPDIFGHLSVSFKAINARMKAENFKKQVLRCLAAWMDWAVYTPDFLFDLENVFLGNNERPSQPEATEEAFTESKADLDGKPLDIDGLPIKSSDVDGVPIRSSDMDGFPIKQTDIDGVPLSSDDIDGKPMDGKKSSDKSRDKDVPHVASKWDRPEWETVEEREPLPEPAIKDDSPKRPEEPSAASAETPRVAEIDESRRKKLREIELKVATYAQKLEAKGASDIAQQCDVFRAKLLESLKHYESRTPSPSNSKRSRSRSRSRSSSRGRARSRSRSRSPGSKQRRKRSRSRSGSPSKRNSSRKKRSRSRSRSPSRKKSKKKKK, encoded by the exons ATGGCTGGGAAAAAATCAGAGCCTGAGAAGAATCTGCCGTGGGGTTTGACCCCAGAAGGGTTAACCCCAGGATCTATGAAG ACAATTTCTGAGAGCAAGTTGAAGTCCTTCTCTGTTGGAATGATGAACGCTGGACTGAAGAAACCCGCTAGATCAAAGCTAGATTCtgatgagaagaaaaag AAAGCAGAATCAGAGTGTGCTGAAGTGTTTGCAGATTTTGTTGCTTCATTTGAAGATGCTCGGGTGGCTGGGAAGACTTTTGTGCGCGGCAATACAATCAACCCAGaaacaaaag AGGAGACTGCTTCGGCACAGGCTGGAGCTCTATACAAGCCAATGGCAAAGATATCTGCTACTGTTATGGAAGAGAAAATCAAGACTGAATTGGTAGCTCCCAAAGTG gaGTCTGTtaagaaaaaaggcaaagagaaagaaaagaagaagagcaATTTAGAACTGTTTAAGGAAGAattaaaaag ACAACAGAAGGAAAGGGAGATAAGGCACAAGATCAAGAAGGGTGATTTAGCTGATATTCCTAGAGAGGTCTTAGAAAATATGGCACCATCCCTTCTTGCACCTTCCAAGG AGGAAGGTTATTCATATGGATCACATGATACGGGAGACCCCAACACAACAAATCTTTACATCGGAAACATCAATCCAGCA aTGACAGAGGAGATGTTAATGCGGCTGTTTGGCAAGTATGGACCTTTGGCCAGTGTTAAAATCATGTGGCCTAGGACTGAAGAGGAGAAGGCTCGCAACAGAAATTGTGGTTTTGTTGCTTACATGAGAAGAAAGGATGGAGAAAAAGCTCTTAATGCTCTAAAAG GGAAGGAAGTCATGTCCTATGAGATGAAACTAGGTTGGGGAAAAAGTGTTCCCCTTCCACCCCACCCAATCTATATTCCCCCAGAGATGCAAGAAGACACTACCCCACCACCCCAATCAGGGTTGCCTTTTAATGCCCAACCtgataaaaagaaagatgacTACTCCAGTGCTCCTCCCCCACAGGGGGGCGCTGAGGAAGGCAAGCGCAATCTTGATGCAAATGGTTTTAATAAGGAG ACCTTAGCCAATGCGGTCGTGAAAGTTGTAATCCCGACGGAAAG GAACCTCCTGTGCCTCGTACACCGTATGGTTGAATTTGTCGTGCGTGAGGGACCCATGTTTGAGGCCATGATCATGAACAAGGAACTGAACAACCCAATGTACAG GTTCTTGTTTGACAATCATTGTCCAGAACATATCTACTATCGGTGGAAGCTGTTTTCCATTCTCCAG GGTGATTCCCctacaaaatggcggacagaaaaatttagaatgTTTAATAATGGCTCTTTGTGGAAACCACCTCAGTGTCATCAGTACACCATGAGTGCAGCAGCTTTTAATGCCAATAAACAACCTGTGCCTCAAGTAGAAACACCCATTGCACCATCAACGTCACAGACATCAACAACTGCACCATCATCATCACATAGCTCAAGTAGCAGTCACAGCAGTAGTCATACTGCATCAGTATCCACAACACCAAGTAGTAGGAAGTGTTCTCTATCCAACAG GCAGCGCGACAGGTTGGAAGACATGCTGAGGGATTTAACACCAGAAAGGATAAAAATTTCCAGATGTATGGTGTTTTGTGTTGATCATGCAGACTGTGCAGAGGAG GTTGTTGAATGCATTGCTGAGTCACTGTCAATTTTGCAGACCCCTCTGCCAGTTAAG GTCGCAAGGCTGTACCTGGTGTCAGACATTCTGCACAACTGCTCTGTCAAAGTACCAAATGTGTCCTATTACAGAAAAGG atTTCAGACTCTCCTCCCAGACATATTTGGTCACTTAAGTGTCTCTTTCAAAGCTATAAATGCTCGTATGAAAGCAGAAAACTTCAAG aaacaaGTTCTTCGCTGTCTTGCAGCGTGGATGGACTGGGCTGTGTATACTCCcgattttttgtttgatttggagAACGTGTTTTTGGGTAACAACGAAAGACCGAGTCAACCAGAG GCTACCGAAGAGGCTTTTACTGAAAGCAAGGCCGATCTGGACGGAAAACCACTCGACATTGACGGTCTGCCCATCAAGTCAAGTGACGTGGATGGCGTCCCAATCAGATCAAGCGATATGGATGGCTTCCCGATTAAACAGACCGATATCGACGGAGTTCCTCTATCCAGTGATGATATTGACGGAAAGCCGA TGGACGGCAAAAAGAGTTCCGACAAGTCGCGAGATAAAG aTGTTCCTCACGTTGCGTCAAAATGGGATCGACCTGAATGGGAGACGGTTGAAGAGCGGGAGCCTTTACCAGA ACCCGCCATCAAAGACGATTCTCCGAAAAGACCCGAGGAGCCTTCAGCTGCCTCCGCAGAGACCCCTCGAGTAGCGGAAATTGACGAAAGCAGACGGAAAAAGCTTCGGGAAATCGAACTCAAAGTTGCAACGTATGCCCAGAAACTGGAAGCAAAAGGAGCGAGCGACATCGCTCAACAGTGTGATGTGTTCAGGGCCAAGTTACTGGAA tCTTTGAAGCATTACGAGTCACGCACACCTTCGCCTTCGAATTCCAAACGGTCAAGATCGCGATCCCGCAGCCGGAGCTCATCCCGCGGGCGAGCAAGGTCCCGATCCCGAAGTCGCTCTCCCGGCAGCAAGCAGAGGCGTAAACGTTCCAGGTCACGAAGTGGCTCACCTTCTAAGAGAAACTCGTCCCGAAAGAAGCGATCGAGATCCCGCTCAAGATCACCTTCcagaaaaaagagcaaaaagaagaagaaatga
- the LOC131770148 gene encoding DM domain-containing protein mab-23-like, which yields MLSKSSCSDKGSDSRQKPKCTRCRNHGIYPVPLKGHRNVCPYKMCNCKHCILILERRLVSMKPESQTEGVREKSSKKKKTAKKTKQADVAEKKNMKEPFIEPAKADAHLTSLSQGNGYDPTSTVSYLPKTINTGGVLDTKRSSPGLPKEQSRHFPECTNLSNPPLPYFGYLHCSPRMQNLSPGAPPNVTINPQGFHRMVIPEQPKWYLGYPPMDSPNYIAPYSQGFAYNPSAPNLNPQRSQEPF from the exons ATGCTCTCCAAATCCTCCTGTTCAGACAAAGGATCGGATTCAAGGCAGAAGCCCAAATGCACGCGCTGTCGTAACCACGGTATATACCCCGTACCTTTGAAGGGCCATAGAAATGTATGCCCCTACAAGATGTGCAACTGCAAGCattgtattttaattttggaGAGACGCTTGGTTTCGATGAAACCGGAAAGTCAAACAGAGGGAGTCAGAGAGAAATCgtccaagaagaaaaaaactgcaaagaaaactAAACAGGCAGATGTTgccgagaaaaaaaacatgaaggaACCCTTTATTGAACCTGCCAAAGCGGATGCCCACCTCACTTCGCTCTCACAAGGAAATG GATATGATCCAACCTCCACAGTGAGCTATCTGCCGAAAACAATAAACACGGGAGGGGTTTTGGATACCAAACGGAGTTCTCCTGGCTTACCAAAAGAGCAGTCAAGACATTTCCCTGAATGCACAAACCTGTCTAATCCACCCCTTCCTTACTTTGGTTACCTACACTGCTCCCCACGGATGCAGAATTTGAGTCCTGGTGCCCCACCTAACGTCACCATCAATCCCCAGGGGTTTCACAGAATGGTGATCCCAGAGCAGCCAAAGTGGTACTTGGGTTATCCACCAATGGATTCTCCTAACTACATTGCACCTTACTCTCAG GGTTTTGCTTATAACCCATCAGCACCGAATTTGAACCCTCAGCGATCCCAAGAGCCTTTTTAG
- the LOC131770862 gene encoding F-box/LRR-repeat protein 18-like, giving the protein MEYLPEEVLLLIFQNIEPLELISLSRVNRCWRKLAIIPQLHRCVNFHGKQHLSSGFICNYISKFKHSLQELNLQECYWIKGALLSSTLQKCRKLTSLNLLGCSVTKKTLCSLLKLNANLKTLAWSMNEKDLPIGSHLEGYTLGVFHGLLLSFCSGLSEAFRGLDSLTIRLPNIYVTALIVNQGIPIICSELHLKAFTLQWIDASGSYRSHCPKLSIEGSEIQFCRRETEIDFAGLSVIGEARKSINHGLESETLHTFIVPSSFQFLDRNRDICEKFMKTVENRSSIVNLKLGALALNEYDVDCLMTILSMQWQALVYLNLSGFVISGHFLQIIATSSPNLEILNLQNCSDCFTPIQGLESLALLCPKMAELNLNGVHYDQTSQEESNSCIKVISKFTHLVSLSLCTCVTHQVSSDDTEGAKTSSKGSILKANRRVCHGQNLKNSQSSTDPATKLQNHFVFLTQECTGMTDFELWFPSRHDRELSYRPPLYQPTCDARRGTFDSLLPIANWKHLQRLTLSVPYTKGSLKFLVTIAQNCSNLQFLSLANLENLSHSGNVALLQQALSCCHQLQDFRFQQKAFRINESFLLSLGELKHLQRVCIIAKGGPLTVAPKTVISLFEKCQKLYYFHLFCDMTRKASKIIMDSVKKRFSDTRPALIVGLVPFYPTDLHFKLLNESTSIPFLHISEMLLAESSVASSFNKRQT; this is encoded by the exons ATGGAGTATCTTCCGGAAGAAGTGTTgcttttgatatttcaaaacattGAACCATTGGAGCTTATTTCTTTGTCAAGAGTGAACCGCTGCTGGCGTAAACTTGCAATAATCCCTCAACTTCACAG GTGCGTCAACTTTCATGGGAAGCAACATCTATCCTCCGGTTTCATCTGCAACTACATCAGCAAGTTTAAACACTCACTACAAGAGCTGAATCTACAAGAATGCTATTGGATTAAAGGAGCTCTTCTTTCCAGTACACTGCAAAAGTGCCGAAAATTAACATCTCTCAACTTACTTGGTTGTAGTGTTACCAAAAAAACACTTTGTTCTCTTTTAAAACTCAATGCTAACCTTAAAACGCTTGCATGGTCTATGAATGAAAAGGATTTACCCATAGGCTCTCATTTGGAGGGATATACCTTAGGAGTATTCCATGGATTATTGCTCTCTTTCTGCAGTGGACTTTCAGAAGCTTTTAGAGGTTTGGATAGTCTGACAATCCGGCTTCCAAACATTTATGTGACCGCCCTCATTGTGAATCAGGGAATTCCGATTATTTGCAGTGAACTTCATTTGAAGGCATTTACCTTGCAGTGGATTGATGCATCAGGTAGTTACAGGTCCCATTGTCCCAAACTTTCCATTGAAGGAAGTGAAATCCAGTTTTGCAGAAGAGAGACAGAAATTGATTTTGCAGGTCTCAGTGTTATTGGAGAAGCAAGGAAGTCAATCAATCATGGGTTGGAAAGTGAAACTCTCCATACATTTATTGTACCCTccagttttcaatttcttgacAGAAACCGTGacatttgtgaaaaatttatgaaaactgTGGAAAACAGGTCATCTATTGTCAACTTGAAGTTGGGGGCCTTAGCTTTAAACGAATATGATGTAGATTGTCTTATGACAATTCTTAGTATGCAGTGGCAGGCACTGGTGTATTTGAATCTTTCTGGTTTTGTCATTTCTGGCCATTTTCTTCAAATCATCGCAACTTCTTCACCAAACTTGGAGATTCTCAACTTACAAAATTGCTCAGATTGCTTCACACCT ATTCAAGGACTGGAATCACTGGCTTTATTGTGCCCAAAAATGGCTGAGTTGAACCTCAATGGAGTACATTATGATCAAACATCCCAGGAAGAATCAAACAGTTGCATCAAAGTCATCTCAAAATTCACCCATCTGGTTTCTCTCAGCCTCTGCACATGTGTGACACATCAAGTCTCAAGTGATGACACAGAAGGTGCAAAGACTAGTTCTAAAGGAAGTATACTCAAGGCAAACAGAAGAGTATGTCATGGACAGAATCTTAAAAACTCTCAGTCAAGCACTGACCCAGCCACCAAATTGCAGaaccactttgtttttcttacccAAGAATGTACTGGAATGACAGACTTTGAACTTTGGTTTCCCTCACGTCATGACAGAGAGCTTAGCTACCGTCCACCCTTGTACCA ACCAACATGTGATGCAAGAAGGGGTACATTTGACAGTCTCCTGCCAATTGCTAATTGGAAACACCTGCAAAGGCTTACTCTTTCAG TGCCATATACAAAAGGAAGTTTGAAATTCTTAGTTACCATCGCACAGAACTGCAGCAATCTTCAATTTCTATCCCTTGCAAACCTTGAGAATCTCAGCCATTCAGGGAATGTAGCACTTCTGCAACAGGCACTTTCTTGTTGTCATCAACTTCAAGATTTCAG ATTTCAACAGAAAGCATTTAGGATCAATGAGTCATTCTTACTGTCACTTGGAGAATTAAAACATCTTCAACGAGTGTGCATTATTGCTAAAGGAGGCCCTTTGACAGTAGCTCCTAAAACAGTCATCTCATTGTTTGAAAAG TGCCAGAAActgtattattttcatttattctgtGATATGACAAGAAAAGCCAGTAAAATCATTATGGATTCTGTAAAGAAAAG attTTCAGATACACGCCCGGCGCTGATCGTGGGTTTAGTTCCTTTTTACCCGACAGACCTGCACTTCAAGCTGTTAAATGAGAGCACTTCTATTCCCTTTTTGCATATCAGTGAAATGTTACTCGCCGAATCGTCAGTTGCAAGCAGTTTTAATAAGAGACAAACATGA